Proteins co-encoded in one Ruegeria pomeroyi DSS-3 genomic window:
- a CDS encoding DUF2065 domain-containing protein, with protein MSGLLLLGLGLVLIVEGAVYALAPGIVERLLDILRSLPLAARRQTGLLSMVIGLILVWAAYQIGF; from the coding sequence ATGAGCGGCCTGCTGCTGCTCGGCCTTGGGCTGGTGCTGATCGTCGAGGGCGCGGTCTATGCGCTGGCACCGGGTATCGTCGAACGGCTGCTGGACATCCTGCGCAGCCTGCCGCTGGCGGCGCGGCGCCAGACCGGATTGCTGAGCATGGTGATCGGTCTGATCCTTGTCTGGGCCGCCTATCAGATCGGGTTTTGA
- a CDS encoding nuclear transport factor 2 family protein, which produces MTDLLETLLDCETRVWQALVDGDAAADEAALDPGFLGVYSDGFSGRAEHAGQLADGPTMTRFALSQARVLDLAPGCALLSYAARFRRVGRETDEEMYVSSIWRQQPDGTWCNLFSQDTPSLA; this is translated from the coding sequence ATGACGGATTTGCTTGAAACCCTGCTCGACTGCGAAACCCGGGTCTGGCAGGCGCTGGTCGATGGTGATGCCGCTGCGGATGAGGCAGCGCTCGATCCCGGTTTTCTGGGGGTCTATTCCGACGGGTTCTCGGGGCGCGCTGAGCATGCGGGACAATTGGCCGATGGCCCCACGATGACCCGGTTCGCCTTGTCGCAGGCGCGGGTACTGGACCTGGCGCCGGGCTGCGCGCTGCTCAGCTATGCGGCCCGGTTCCGCCGGGTCGGACGGGAGACCGACGAAGAGATGTATGTCAGCTCGATCTGGCGGCAGCAGCCGGATGGCACCTGGTGCAACCTGTTCAGCCAGGACACACCGTCGCTGGCCTGA
- a CDS encoding inner membrane-spanning protein YciB, with protein sequence MAADKDINPILKQVLELGPTVAFFLIYLRLKEKTFQIAGTDYSGFIVATLVFIPILLAAMGVLWALTGKLSRMQIFTAFMVIFFGGLTAWFNDERFFKMKTTLVYGVFAILLGIGLMRGRSYLAYVLGDVLPMRDEGWMILTRRLCGAFTGLAVANELVWRNMSTDLWVKIETFGFPILLMGFIMLQFGLLQAHMIDPDQEQG encoded by the coding sequence ATGGCAGCGGACAAAGACATCAACCCCATCCTCAAGCAGGTGCTGGAACTGGGCCCCACCGTGGCCTTTTTCCTGATCTACCTGAGGCTCAAGGAAAAGACCTTTCAGATCGCGGGCACCGATTATTCCGGGTTCATCGTGGCAACGCTGGTCTTCATCCCGATCCTGCTGGCGGCGATGGGGGTGCTCTGGGCACTGACGGGCAAGCTCAGCCGGATGCAGATCTTCACCGCCTTCATGGTGATCTTCTTTGGTGGGCTCACCGCCTGGTTCAATGACGAGCGGTTCTTCAAGATGAAGACGACGCTGGTCTATGGTGTCTTCGCGATCCTGCTGGGCATCGGGCTGATGCGGGGGCGCTCTTACCTGGCCTATGTGCTGGGCGATGTGCTGCCGATGCGCGACGAAGGCTGGATGATCCTGACCCGGCGGCTGTGCGGCGCCTTCACCGGGCTGGCGGTGGCAAACGAGCTGGTCTGGCGCAACATGTCCACCGATCTCTGGGTCAAGATCGAGACCTTCGGCTTTCCGATCCTCTTGATGGGCTTCATCATGCTGCAATTCGGCCTGCTGCAGGCCCATATGATCGACCCCGACCAGGAACAGGGCTGA
- the gor gene encoding glutathione-disulfide reductase has protein sequence MSFDYDLFVIGGGSGGVRAARVAAGETGAKVALAEEDRYGGTCVIRGCVPKKLMVFASEYSGMVEDAQAYGWNIQPGAFDWDVFRSKLYTELDRLEGVYRNILKNNGVETFDMRARLVDAHTVELSDGTRKSAKHILIATGGRPVKPEIKGAELAITSNEIFHLDKLPERMLIVGGGYIACEFVGIMNGMGVEVTQYYRGAQILRGFDDEARGLVSEEMCQNGIKLHLGTNVLEMEREGDRIRVKATNGDEELFDQVMFATGRVPNADHLGLEGLGVELGRKGQIVVDDYSQTAVPSIYAIGDVTDRVNLTPVAIREGMAFVDTVFRGKPTPVDHALIPTAIFTQPEMGTVGLSEEEAAAQEPVEIYATSFKPMQTAFAGRSQRVLMKLIVSKATRKVLGCHIVAPGAGEMIQLVGIAVKMGATKEDFDRTVAVHPVMAEELVTLRQPVRSA, from the coding sequence ATGAGTTTTGACTACGACCTTTTTGTCATCGGCGGCGGTTCGGGCGGCGTGCGCGCGGCGCGTGTCGCGGCGGGCGAGACCGGGGCAAAGGTGGCACTGGCCGAAGAAGACCGTTATGGCGGCACCTGCGTGATCCGGGGCTGTGTGCCCAAGAAGCTGATGGTATTTGCCAGCGAATATTCCGGCATGGTCGAGGATGCGCAGGCCTATGGCTGGAACATCCAGCCGGGCGCGTTCGACTGGGACGTGTTCCGCAGCAAGCTGTATACCGAGCTGGACCGGCTGGAGGGCGTCTATCGCAACATCCTCAAGAACAACGGGGTCGAGACATTCGACATGCGCGCGCGGCTGGTCGATGCCCATACGGTCGAGCTGTCGGACGGCACCCGCAAGAGCGCCAAGCATATCCTGATCGCCACCGGTGGCCGCCCGGTCAAGCCCGAGATCAAGGGCGCAGAGCTGGCCATCACCTCGAACGAGATTTTCCATCTGGACAAGCTGCCCGAGCGGATGCTGATCGTGGGCGGCGGTTACATCGCCTGTGAATTCGTGGGCATCATGAACGGCATGGGCGTCGAGGTGACGCAGTATTATCGCGGCGCCCAGATCCTGCGGGGTTTCGATGACGAGGCGCGCGGGCTGGTCAGCGAGGAGATGTGCCAGAACGGCATCAAGCTGCATCTGGGCACCAATGTGCTGGAGATGGAACGCGAAGGCGACCGGATCCGGGTCAAGGCTACCAATGGCGACGAAGAGCTGTTCGACCAGGTGATGTTCGCCACCGGCCGGGTGCCCAATGCCGACCACCTCGGACTCGAGGGGCTGGGCGTCGAGCTTGGTCGCAAGGGTCAGATCGTGGTGGATGACTACAGCCAGACGGCGGTGCCCTCGATCTATGCGATCGGCGATGTCACCGACCGGGTCAACCTGACGCCGGTTGCGATCCGCGAGGGCATGGCCTTTGTCGATACCGTGTTCCGGGGCAAGCCGACGCCGGTCGATCACGCGCTGATCCCGACCGCGATCTTTACCCAGCCCGAGATGGGCACCGTGGGTTTGAGTGAGGAGGAGGCCGCAGCGCAGGAGCCGGTCGAGATCTATGCGACCTCGTTCAAGCCGATGCAGACCGCCTTTGCCGGGCGCAGCCAGCGGGTGCTGATGAAACTGATCGTGTCAAAGGCCACGCGCAAGGTTTTGGGCTGCCATATCGTGGCCCCGGGCGCGGGTGAAATGATCCAGCTGGTCGGCATCGCGGTCAAGATGGGCGCCACCAAGGAGGACTTCGACCGAACGGTTGCGGTTCACCCGGTTATGGCCGAAGAACTGGTCACCCTGCGGCAACCGGTCCGCAGTGCTTGA
- the hflK gene encoding FtsH protease activity modulator HflK encodes MAGNSGGPWGGGGSSGGGGNRGNNGGQRPPEGDGPQIPEIDELVKKGQEQLRVLMGGRGGSGNRGGGNGRGTGGGGGPAFTRGTVGLGLVVALGLWGMASFYTVKPEEQSVELFLGEFSGIGTEGLNFAPWPLVTAEVIPVKVEQTETIGSGGRGSDAGLMLTGDENIVDIDFQVVWNITDPANFLFNLRDPRQTIQAVSESAMREIIAQSELAPILNRDRAVIAERLKDLIQLTLDSYNSGINIVRVNFDGADPPEPVKDAFREVQSAGQERDRLEKQADAYANTVLAGARGEAAQVLEEAEGYRARVVNEAQGEASRFLAVLEEYSKAPDVTRKRLYLERMEQVLGDIDKVILDGEGSGSQGVVPYLPLNELRKSSDKENN; translated from the coding sequence ATGGCGGGCAACTCAGGTGGCCCCTGGGGGGGCGGAGGCTCTTCCGGTGGCGGCGGAAACAGGGGAAACAATGGCGGTCAGCGGCCGCCCGAAGGTGATGGCCCGCAGATCCCCGAGATCGACGAATTGGTCAAGAAGGGCCAGGAACAGCTGCGCGTCCTGATGGGCGGGCGCGGCGGATCCGGCAACCGGGGCGGCGGCAACGGTCGCGGCACCGGCGGCGGTGGCGGCCCGGCCTTTACCCGGGGCACCGTGGGTCTGGGCCTTGTGGTTGCGCTTGGTCTCTGGGGCATGGCGAGTTTCTATACCGTCAAACCCGAAGAACAGTCGGTTGAACTGTTCCTGGGCGAGTTTTCCGGCATCGGTACCGAGGGTCTGAATTTTGCCCCCTGGCCGCTGGTCACTGCCGAGGTGATCCCGGTCAAGGTCGAACAGACCGAGACCATCGGCTCGGGCGGGCGCGGCAGCGATGCCGGGCTGATGCTGACCGGGGACGAGAACATCGTCGATATCGACTTCCAGGTGGTGTGGAACATCACCGATCCGGCCAATTTCCTGTTCAACCTGCGCGACCCGCGCCAGACCATTCAGGCGGTGTCGGAATCGGCGATGCGCGAGATCATCGCGCAGTCGGAACTGGCACCGATCCTCAACCGGGACCGTGCGGTCATCGCAGAGCGGCTCAAAGACCTGATCCAGCTGACGCTGGACAGCTATAACTCGGGCATCAACATCGTCCGGGTCAACTTTGACGGGGCCGACCCGCCAGAGCCGGTCAAGGATGCCTTCCGCGAGGTTCAGTCGGCAGGTCAGGAACGCGACCGGCTGGAAAAACAGGCCGATGCCTATGCCAATACGGTTCTGGCCGGCGCGCGCGGTGAAGCGGCGCAGGTGCTGGAAGAGGCCGAAGGCTATCGCGCCCGCGTGGTGAACGAGGCCCAGGGTGAGGCCAGCCGCTTCCTCGCGGTGCTCGAGGAATACTCCAAGGCGCCCGACGTGACCCGCAAGCGTCTCTATCTGGAGCGGATGGAGCAGGTGCTGGGCGATATCGACAAGGTGATCCTGGACGGCGAAGGCTCGGGCAGCCAGGGCGTGGTGCCCTATCTGCCGCTCAACGAGCTGCGCAAATCCAGCGACAAGGAGAACAACTGA
- a CDS encoding Crp/Fnr family transcriptional regulator: MICLPETGFLAEASPRLKQMLAAQAAEIGLARGDTLFKQGDPGDALYAVLSGALEISILSLDGRKLSLDLVGPGAVFGEIALFDPGPRTATVSAAEPARVLRVLSADVMAELRRHPELAIDMVRLAGQRMRWMGGQLNEQVFLPVPTRLARKLLHLAPHHDAGGATVRLSQAELAEYVGATREAVSKTLAHWKRMGVIEVARGTLAIRDPQALRALADPDQI, encoded by the coding sequence ATGATTTGCCTGCCCGAAACCGGCTTTCTGGCCGAGGCCTCGCCCCGGCTGAAGCAGATGCTGGCCGCCCAGGCCGCCGAGATCGGGCTGGCGCGCGGCGACACCCTGTTCAAGCAGGGCGATCCGGGTGACGCGCTATATGCGGTGCTGTCGGGCGCGTTGGAGATCTCGATCCTGTCGCTGGACGGGCGCAAGCTGTCGCTCGATCTGGTCGGCCCCGGCGCGGTGTTCGGAGAGATCGCGCTGTTCGACCCCGGCCCGCGCACTGCCACGGTAAGCGCGGCGGAACCGGCGCGGGTGCTGCGCGTGCTCAGCGCCGATGTGATGGCCGAGCTGCGCCGGCATCCCGAACTGGCAATCGACATGGTGCGGCTGGCCGGACAACGCATGCGCTGGATGGGCGGGCAGCTGAACGAACAGGTGTTTCTGCCGGTCCCGACCCGGCTGGCGCGCAAGCTGCTGCACCTGGCCCCCCATCACGACGCGGGCGGTGCCACGGTGCGGCTGTCGCAGGCCGAGCTGGCCGAATATGTCGGCGCGACCCGCGAGGCGGTGTCCAAGACGCTGGCCCATTGGAAGCGCATGGGCGTGATCGAGGTCGCGCGCGGCACGCTGGCAATCCGCGATCCGCAGGCGCTGCGTGCGCTGGCCGACCCCGATCAGATCTGA
- a CDS encoding DMT family transporter has protein sequence MSDWLISLEGTPAGHDLALALAIMAAFLHAVFGALQKGRHDPWLSRGAIDGAYALMAAPFALFVVPWPEPHMWLIFATAWLIHVFYKLFQAMAYTRGAYTVVYPVVRGTGPLFTVIGAYLLFGETFTALQWLGVGVLLAGIFGLAVYNMIFLDTARETLMPALGLAVITGLFVALYTTYDAYGIRATADPFTFLAWFFFIDGPVFPVIAGLRWRAMIHRPAPGPLILRGFAGGITAFLSFGAIMLATRLDKVGEAAVLRETSTVFAALIGWLVLKETVGPRRIALMGLIAAGAVIVEMGG, from the coding sequence ATGAGCGATTGGCTGATCTCCCTCGAAGGCACCCCGGCAGGGCACGATCTGGCGCTGGCGCTGGCCATCATGGCCGCCTTCCTGCACGCGGTCTTTGGCGCGCTGCAAAAGGGCCGCCACGATCCCTGGCTCAGCCGGGGCGCCATCGACGGCGCCTATGCGCTGATGGCCGCGCCCTTTGCCCTGTTCGTGGTGCCCTGGCCCGAGCCGCATATGTGGCTCATCTTCGCCACCGCCTGGCTGATCCATGTCTTTTACAAGCTGTTTCAGGCCATGGCCTATACCAGGGGCGCCTATACGGTGGTCTATCCGGTGGTGCGCGGCACCGGGCCGCTGTTTACCGTGATTGGCGCCTATCTGCTGTTTGGCGAGACCTTTACCGCCCTGCAATGGCTGGGCGTCGGTGTCCTGCTGGCGGGGATCTTCGGCCTCGCGGTCTATAACATGATCTTTCTCGACACCGCGCGCGAAACATTGATGCCCGCGCTGGGGCTGGCCGTGATCACCGGCCTCTTCGTGGCGCTCTACACCACCTATGACGCCTATGGCATCCGGGCCACCGCCGATCCGTTCACCTTTCTGGCCTGGTTCTTCTTCATCGACGGGCCGGTGTTTCCGGTCATCGCCGGGCTGCGCTGGCGCGCGATGATCCACCGCCCCGCACCGGGCCCGCTGATCCTGCGCGGCTTTGCCGGGGGCATCACCGCCTTTCTCTCCTTTGGTGCGATCATGCTGGCCACAAGGCTGGACAAGGTGGGCGAGGCCGCCGTGCTGCGCGAGACCTCGACCGTGTTTGCTGCGCTGATCGGCTGGCTGGTGCTGAAAGAGACGGTCGGACCGCGCCGGATCGCCCTGATGGGGTTGATCGCAGCGGGTGCGGTGATAGTTGAGATGGGTGGATAA
- a CDS encoding DegQ family serine endoprotease, which yields MTTNARLMALAGLSVLFLLLQTLIAQARPESLAPLADKVSPAVVNITTSTLVEGSTGPQGIVPEGSPFEDFFREFQDRNGGGDRPRRSSALGSGFVISEDGYIVTNNHVIAKADEILIEFFPGDGQPARELPAKVVGTDENTDIALLKVEADGPLKYVKFGNSDTARVGDWVMAMGNPLGQGFSVSAGIVSARNRALSGSYDDYIQTDAAINRGNSGGPLFNMDGEVIGVNTAILSPNGGSIGIGFSMASNVVTKVVGQLREYGETRRGWLGVRIQDVTEDMAEAMGLEKTGGALISDVPEGPAKEAGLKAGDVIVSFDGAEVRDTRDLVRRVGESEVGKSVRVLVFRDGGTQTILVTLGRREDAERAGSGSEEEGEGGQTTPEASKKEFLGLTVSVLTAEMRAELGLAEDATGLAIVAVDEASEAFEKGLRTGDVITEAGQQKVATLADLETRIDEAREAGRKSLLLLVRRGGEPRFVALSLGQ from the coding sequence ATGACCACAAACGCCCGGTTGATGGCGCTGGCAGGTCTGAGCGTGCTGTTCCTCCTGCTCCAGACCCTCATCGCGCAGGCAAGGCCCGAGAGCCTGGCGCCGCTGGCGGACAAGGTCAGCCCGGCGGTGGTGAACATCACCACCTCGACCCTGGTCGAAGGTTCGACCGGTCCGCAGGGGATCGTGCCCGAAGGTTCGCCCTTCGAGGATTTCTTTCGCGAGTTCCAGGATCGCAATGGCGGCGGGGACCGGCCCCGGCGCAGCTCGGCCCTTGGGTCGGGCTTCGTGATCTCCGAGGATGGCTATATCGTCACCAACAATCACGTGATCGCCAAGGCCGACGAGATCCTGATCGAGTTCTTTCCCGGCGATGGTCAGCCGGCGCGCGAATTGCCCGCCAAGGTGGTGGGCACCGACGAGAACACCGATATCGCCCTGTTGAAGGTCGAGGCGGACGGGCCGCTGAAATATGTCAAGTTCGGCAATTCCGACACCGCGCGCGTGGGTGATTGGGTGATGGCGATGGGCAACCCGCTGGGGCAGGGCTTCTCGGTCTCGGCCGGTATCGTGTCGGCCCGCAACCGGGCGCTCAGCGGCAGCTATGACGATTATATCCAGACCGATGCGGCGATCAACCGGGGCAATTCCGGCGGCCCGCTGTTCAACATGGATGGCGAGGTGATCGGGGTGAACACCGCGATCCTGTCGCCCAATGGCGGCTCGATCGGCATCGGTTTCTCGATGGCCTCGAACGTGGTCACCAAGGTGGTGGGCCAGCTGCGCGAATATGGCGAGACCCGTCGGGGCTGGCTGGGCGTGCGCATCCAGGACGTGACCGAGGACATGGCCGAGGCGATGGGGCTGGAAAAGACCGGTGGCGCGCTGATCAGCGATGTGCCCGAGGGGCCTGCCAAAGAGGCCGGGCTGAAGGCCGGCGATGTCATCGTCAGCTTTGACGGGGCCGAGGTGCGCGACACCCGCGATCTGGTGCGCCGCGTCGGCGAGAGCGAGGTCGGCAAATCGGTGCGCGTGCTGGTGTTCCGCGATGGCGGCACCCAGACCATTCTGGTGACGCTGGGCCGGCGCGAGGATGCCGAACGCGCCGGTTCCGGCTCTGAGGAAGAGGGCGAAGGCGGCCAGACCACCCCAGAGGCCAGCAAGAAAGAGTTCCTGGGCCTGACGGTCAGCGTGCTGACGGCCGAGATGCGGGCCGAACTGGGCCTGGCCGAGGATGCGACCGGTCTGGCGATTGTCGCGGTCGATGAGGCTTCGGAAGCCTTTGAAAAGGGGCTGCGCACCGGCGATGTCATCACCGAGGCGGGGCAGCAGAAAGTGGCCACGCTGGCCGATCTGGAGACCCGCATCGACGAGGCGCGCGAGGCGGGGCGCAAATCGCTGCTGCTGCTGGTGCGCCGGGGCGGTGAACCCCGCTTCGTGGCGCTGAGCCTCGGCCAGTGA
- the hflC gene encoding protease modulator HflC has product MRKSTFLLPIVVVLVALGLSSLFIVDEREKALVLQFGRVIDVKEEPGLAFKIPLIQEVVRYDDRILSREVGPLEVTPLDDRRLVVDAFARYRIVDVRQFRQAVGAGGIATAETRLDSILRAKTREILGSVSSNDILSSDRAALMLRIRNGAIFEARDLGLEVIDVRLKRTDLPEANLNATFARMRAEREREAADEVARGNEAAQRIRAQADRTVVELVSEARREAEIVRGEADAQRNGIFAEAFGKDPEFFEFYRSLSAYEKALQGGNSSMVMSPDSEFFNYLKSPSGRSE; this is encoded by the coding sequence ATGCGGAAATCGACCTTTCTCCTGCCCATCGTCGTGGTGCTGGTTGCGCTGGGCCTGTCGTCGCTGTTCATCGTGGACGAGCGCGAAAAGGCGCTGGTGCTGCAATTCGGCCGGGTGATCGACGTCAAGGAAGAGCCGGGACTGGCCTTCAAGATCCCGCTCATCCAGGAAGTGGTGCGCTATGACGACCGCATCCTCAGCCGCGAAGTCGGCCCGCTGGAAGTCACCCCGCTGGATGACCGCCGTCTGGTGGTCGACGCCTTTGCCCGCTATCGCATCGTCGATGTGCGGCAGTTCCGTCAGGCCGTGGGTGCCGGTGGCATCGCCACCGCCGAAACGCGGCTCGATTCGATCCTGCGCGCCAAGACGCGCGAAATCCTCGGCTCGGTCAGCTCGAACGATATCCTGAGTTCCGACCGTGCCGCGCTGATGCTGCGCATCCGCAACGGTGCCATCTTCGAGGCCCGCGATCTGGGGCTTGAGGTGATCGACGTGCGGCTGAAGCGGACCGACCTGCCCGAAGCCAACCTGAACGCCACGTTTGCCCGGATGCGGGCCGAGCGTGAACGCGAAGCCGCCGACGAGGTGGCGCGCGGTAACGAGGCGGCGCAGCGGATCAGGGCCCAGGCCGACCGGACCGTGGTCGAACTGGTCTCGGAAGCGCGCCGCGAGGCCGAGATCGTTCGCGGTGAGGCCGACGCACAGCGCAACGGCATCTTTGCCGAGGCCTTTGGCAAGGACCCGGAATTCTTCGAGTTCTACCGCTCGCTCTCGGCCTATGAAAAGGCGCTGCAAGGGGGCAACAGCTCGATGGTGATGAGCCCGGATTCCGAGTTCTTCAACTATCTGAAGTCGCCCTCGGGCCGGTCAGAATAA